From Oscillatoria salina IIICB1, a single genomic window includes:
- a CDS encoding UPF0175 family protein, protein MSLQLQITYPETFPDAIGQTREQFELEARWAMAVKLYEMKRLSSGMAAALLGIDRVTFLLKLNDYQVPMIDLSEEEILSDIENA, encoded by the coding sequence ATGTCCTTACAACTACAAATAACCTATCCCGAAACCTTCCCCGATGCCATTGGACAAACCAGAGAACAATTTGAACTTGAAGCAAGATGGGCAATGGCAGTTAAACTTTATGAAATGAAACGCTTATCTTCCGGTATGGCTGCTGCTTTACTAGGCATAGATAGAGTCACCTTTCTCTTAAAATTAAACGATTACCAAGTCCCCATGATTGACTTAAGCGAAGAAGAAATCCTCTCCGACATTGAGAATGCCTAA
- a CDS encoding DUF3368 domain-containing protein, which translates to MINTSPLIALVAALGDLSLLENLYSEVLVPFEVCQEILTGDSSRFAAAEFQAALKLNKQTTPLKISPFLLNSLDLGEASVIQLALNESITTVCIDEAIGRRYARLSGLSVTGSIGVLIRAKREGYPLSIKTAIEQMLHRGIRLSTTVINTALKQAGE; encoded by the coding sequence GTGATTAACACCTCACCCTTAATTGCCTTAGTCGCAGCCTTAGGAGACTTAAGCCTGTTAGAAAACCTTTATAGCGAAGTTCTTGTTCCCTTTGAAGTTTGTCAAGAAATCCTCACAGGTGATTCCTCTCGTTTTGCTGCTGCGGAATTTCAAGCAGCTTTGAAACTGAACAAACAAACAACCCCCTTAAAGATTTCTCCTTTCTTATTAAATAGCCTTGACTTAGGGGAAGCATCCGTTATTCAATTAGCATTAAATGAAAGCATAACCACCGTTTGTATTGATGAAGCCATAGGGCGACGTTATGCTCGACTCAGTGGGCTTTCAGTTACAGGGTCAATTGGGGTTTTAATTCGTGCCAAACGAGAAGGATATCCGCTCTCTATTAAAACAGCCATTGAACAAATGCTTCATCGAGGAATTCGACTGAGTACCACTGTTATTAATACTGCCCTGAAACAAGCTGGCGAATAG
- a CDS encoding tyrosine-type recombinase/integrase, whose product MKVKGNGQAKVLSERELERLFSEGLLTARDRALFAICLFTGCRVSEALALHQDDLKCNTITFRKSTTKGKLKTRNVDIHPKLGEFLAEYNPKTEVLFPGMHGRGTLSRHMADRLLRDACRRIGIEGVSTHSFRRTALTQMHNSGIPLRHVQEISGHSDLGSLQRYLEVSAEQKRRAISTIGF is encoded by the coding sequence ATGAAAGTTAAAGGAAATGGACAGGCTAAGGTTCTCTCCGAGCGGGAGTTAGAAAGGTTATTCAGCGAGGGTTTACTAACTGCTCGCGATCGCGCTTTGTTTGCCATTTGTTTATTCACAGGATGTCGGGTGAGTGAGGCATTGGCTTTACATCAAGATGACCTAAAATGCAATACGATTACTTTCCGCAAGTCTACCACGAAGGGTAAGCTAAAAACTCGTAATGTTGATATTCATCCGAAGTTGGGGGAGTTTCTCGCGGAATATAATCCGAAAACTGAGGTGTTATTTCCAGGAATGCACGGTCGGGGGACGCTGAGTCGCCACATGGCTGACCGTCTTTTACGAGATGCTTGTCGGCGTATTGGGATTGAGGGGGTTAGCACCCATTCTTTTCGGCGCACTGCTTTGACGCAGATGCACAATAGTGGGATTCCTTTACGTCATGTGCAAGAAATCTCTGGACATAGCGATTTAGGCTCGTTACAGCGATATTTGGAGGTGTCGGCAGAACAAAAGCGTCGGGCGATTTCAACTATTGGTTTTTGA
- a CDS encoding nucleotidyltransferase family protein codes for MEREQILRLLESHRERFDEFAVKALFLFGSVARGEATVDSDVDVLVEFDRPVGLFTLLGLQSYLEELLGCSVDVGTLSSLRPHLRETVLKEAIRAV; via the coding sequence ATGGAGAGAGAACAGATTCTCCGGTTGCTGGAGAGTCATCGAGAACGTTTCGACGAGTTTGCGGTGAAAGCGCTGTTTCTGTTTGGCTCGGTGGCGCGAGGTGAAGCCACTGTCGATAGCGATGTGGACGTTTTGGTGGAGTTTGACCGTCCGGTTGGGTTGTTTACGCTATTGGGGCTGCAATCGTACCTGGAGGAGCTTTTAGGCTGTTCGGTAGATGTGGGGACGTTGAGTTCCCTGCGTCCCCATTTACGGGAAACTGTGCTGAAGGAGGCAATTCGTGCCGTCTAG
- a CDS encoding HepT-like ribonuclease domain-containing protein, with translation MLSEIAVVEETVEGLSFEAFTQNPQAERAVLYSLAVIGEAVASAITDLEAADPTMPWSQIRGMRNAVIHEYFRVDLAVIWETVRADLPVLKAALERILSNFSA, from the coding sequence ATGTTGTCTGAGATTGCGGTGGTGGAGGAAACGGTTGAGGGACTGAGCTTTGAGGCGTTTACCCAGAACCCACAAGCTGAAAGGGCAGTGCTGTACAGTCTGGCGGTAATTGGTGAGGCGGTAGCGAGTGCTATTACTGATTTAGAGGCGGCAGACCCGACGATGCCGTGGTCTCAGATTCGAGGCATGAGAAATGCGGTCATCCATGAGTATTTCCGGGTTGATCTGGCGGTGATTTGGGAAACGGTTCGAGCCGATTTACCTGTTCTCAAGGCGGCTTTAGAGCGTATCTTGTCGAATTTTTCGGCATGA